In Chaetodon auriga isolate fChaAug3 chromosome 7, fChaAug3.hap1, whole genome shotgun sequence, a genomic segment contains:
- the LOC143323330 gene encoding olfactory receptor 52K1-like, whose amino-acid sequence MEQLRPNVSSHTHFILSGFDELGALRPVLFIPFFIMFVVSLSANSLLLYVIVSQRSLHSPMCILIAGMACVDLSLPLFFVPNMLLSFLFDWRGISLIGCLVQMHFIHFVGTFQSTLLVWMALDRYFAICTPLQYHERMALPRFLKFMIPLVVRNVVMITLFVSLAGTLSFCAANVINHCFCEHMALVELACGSTTINNLTGLLTLFVSPIADFIFISVSYVVIFSSVLRSGRSGVKALHTCITHIVVISVSLTIALVAFLSYRIRNDLPAAVRVFFSTMYLLFPSCFNPIIYGIRTTEIRQHILKTLTCCGFVRTVPHS is encoded by the coding sequence atggagcagcTGAGGCCGAAcgtctcctcacacacacatttcatcctCAGTGGTTTCGATGAACTCGGGGCTCTGAGGCCCGTCCTCTTCATCCCTTTCTTCATCATGTTTGTCGTGTCGCTGTCGGCCAACTCGCTGCTGCTGTACGTCATCGTGTCTCAGAGGAGCCTCCACTCACCGATGTGCATCCTCATCGCCGGCATGGCATGTGTAGACCTGAGCCTCCCGCTGTTCTTCGTCCCCAACATGCTGCTGAGCTTCTTGTTTGACTGGAGGGGAatctctctgattggctgcctggTTCAGATGCACTTCATCCATTTTGTTGGAACTTTCCAGTCCACGTTGCTGGTATGGATGGCGCTGGACCGCTACTTCGCCATCTGCACGCCACTGCAGTACCACGAACGCATGGCGTTACCGAGATTCCTCAAGTTCATGATCCCACTTGTGGTCAGAAATGTTGTCATGATTACACTGTTTGTGAGTCTGGCAGGAACATTATCATTCTGTGCTGCAAATGTGATAAACCACTGTTTCTGTGAGCACATGGCTTTAGTGGAGCTGGCCTGTGGAAGTACAACCATCAACAACCTGACGGGGTTACTGACTTTATTCGTGAGTCCTATAGCAGACTTCatcttcatttctgtctcttatGTGGTGATATTCAGCTCTGTGCTGAGGTCCGGCAGGTCAGGGGTCAAAGCGCTCCACACCTGCATCACCCACATCGTGGTCATCTCCGTCAGCCTGACCATCGCACTTGTTGCTTTCCTGTCGTATCGGATCAGAAACGATCTTCCTGCAGCCGTTCGGGTTTTCTTCAGCACCATGTACCTGTTGTTCCCGAGCTGCTTCAACCCGATCATTTATGGCATCAGAACCACAGAGATCCGACAACACATCCTGAAGACCCTGACGTGCTGTGGCTTTGTCCGAACAGTTCCCCATTCTTAA
- the LOC143323331 gene encoding olfactory receptor 52E4-like, whose product MEQLRVNVSSHKHFILSGFDELGALRPVLFIPFFIMFVVSLSANSLLLYVIVSQRSLHSPMCILIAGMACVDLSLPLFFVPNMLLSFLFDWRGISLIGCLVQIYFVHLLGAFQSTLLVWMALDRYFAICTPLYYHERMALPRFLKFMIPVLIRNAVLVSVVVSLAGSLPFCFRNVINHCFCEHMALVDLACGNTAINSLVGLISVFLIPVADFIIITVSYVVIFSSVLRSGRSGVRALHTCITHIVVISVSLTIILTAFLSYRIRNGLPAPIRVFFSTMYLLFPSCFNPIIYGVRTHEIRQHILKTLTCFGTLSKL is encoded by the coding sequence atggagcaGCTGAGGGTGAACGTCtcctcacacaaacatttcatccTCAGTGGTTTCGATGAACTCGGGGCTCTGAGGCCCGTCCTCTTCATCCCTTTCTTCATCATGTTTGTCGTGTCGCTGTCGGCCAACTCGCTGCTGCTGTACGTCATCGTGTCTCAGAGGAGCCTCCACTCACCGATGTGCATCCTCATCGCCGGCATGGCATGTGTAGACCTGAGCCTCCCGCTGTTCTTCGTCCCCAACATGCTGCTGAGCTTCTTGTTTGACTGGAGGGGAatctctctgattggctgcctggTTCAGATATATTTCGTTCACCTGTTAGGAGCTTTCCAGTCTACTCTGCTGGTATGGATGGCGCTGGACCGCTACTTTGCCATCTGCACGCCGCTTTACTACCATGAGCGCATGGCGTTACCAAGATTCCTCAAGTTCATGATCCCTGTACTGATCAGAAACGCTGTCCTGGTCTCAGTGGTAGTGAGTCTTGCGGGATCGTTGCCATTCTGCTTCAGAAATGTGATAAACCACTGCTTCTGTGAACACATGGCCCTGGTGGATCTGGCCTGTGGAAACACCGCCATCAACAGTCTGGTGGGGTTGATCTCAGTGTTCCTCATCCCTGTAGCGGACTTCATTATCATCACTGTCTCCTACGTagtcattttcagctctgtgctgaGGTCTggcaggtcaggggtcagagcaCTTCACACCTGCATCACCCACATCGTGGTCATCTCCGTCAGCCTGACCATCATACTCACAGCTTTCCTGTCGTATCGGATCAGAAATGGCCTCCCTGCCCCCATTCGGGTTTTCTTCAGCACCATGTACCTGCTGTTCCCGAGCTGTTTCAACCCGATCATCTACGGTGTTAGAACCCACGAGATACGACAACACATCCTGAAGACCCTGACGTGCTTTGGCACTTTGTCCAAACTGTGA